From the Acidicapsa ligni genome, one window contains:
- a CDS encoding DUF2339 domain-containing protein, producing the protein MTIILLVVLAFIALGAWISLRDQVKTLRDEFSITVARAEERLNRVEGRLRDLEAMQANAQATTSTIISGEEQGASTAPTSSTPSASVADVAVPVVPPLPVEETGLAARVAADIGASRLVMDAPVASSSQPSTSGSQPPTSSSRLSSTPEPSRAESSGAAQPTVFASSTFEMKPAAQAEHKPGLEERLGGNWLNKLGVALLVIGLAFFLALRLKTMGPGGKVLTGFAIGFAMLAGGVWLERSKQAYRIFARAGIGGGWALVFFTTYAMHHLAEARVIDSVVIDLILMLVVAAGMVAHSLLYKSQTVTGLAFGLAFATVAASHLESANGTVVFSLWASALLAVALVVVTTKRHWAWLEQAGLVAVYASHFLWLSLVRAPMSAGGQFALFWPSTALILFYWVLFRAAYLLRKPLDAAEDRISSLSAVLNAAGVLGLLKYQSVHPEWTFRALLAMGLIELALGVWARGRRRSAFVVLTTVATVLLVAAVPYKFHGVSWPVLWLVEAQVLAVCGLRLGEPVFRRLGLLAGFAAGGVLAVEEVFPLLGASSGNHTAVAVGLALAAVLYWVHGEVYPRRWPDAIANEIELRALLLTSWLGLAAAAAALWVILPASWVAIGWLGLVVALGVAADWKRVVSLALQADVLALFGIGELVFQDLIDAPHGVIRVPAAVGIVLLYAGMRRRVVPGGVRSYVAAGYSWAASLLLILWIGLVVDEAWLALAWVAPAIALFEIGRYCRKVFLRWQGFAAMVPACAVLLVHWTEHIFSLTGAHGWFSVGWRDVVSMLSVTALVYWLQERTRGNVGPGERRVGLAAGVMGTLIVAGWLPLLVPSWGMSESAAIVDAAWAVGLLGIALLVRREAFQVHGILIALGVGLYGISLVALTGQAQGGLPWWQGNLFRMGLAAAILLGGLGFAFRLRKLDGWSVWPEFARWPEQWFFFVAFGLMIVTLAVELRMGMWTLGWSLLGVGAFVFALLVGERSFRLGGLALLLVSVVKVLLIDVWALNPADRYTTLIGMGCALLLVSFLYTRFREVFRRYL; encoded by the coding sequence ATGACGATCATCCTGCTGGTTGTGTTGGCTTTTATTGCCCTGGGGGCCTGGATCTCCTTGCGAGATCAGGTGAAGACGCTGCGTGATGAATTCTCGATAACAGTTGCGCGGGCAGAGGAGCGGCTGAATCGAGTAGAGGGTCGTTTGCGTGATCTGGAAGCGATGCAGGCGAACGCGCAAGCAACTACATCTACGATTATTTCTGGAGAAGAGCAGGGAGCTTCGACGGCGCCGACTTCATCAACTCCATCTGCATCTGTAGCGGATGTTGCGGTACCTGTCGTGCCACCGTTGCCAGTTGAGGAAACGGGGTTGGCTGCGAGAGTCGCGGCGGATATTGGGGCATCGCGACTTGTGATGGATGCACCTGTTGCGAGCAGTTCACAGCCATCTACAAGTGGTTCGCAGCCACCTACAAGCAGTTCACGACTATCGAGTACGCCTGAACCAAGCAGGGCAGAATCAAGCGGGGCTGCGCAACCGACGGTGTTTGCATCGTCCACATTTGAGATGAAGCCTGCTGCGCAGGCGGAGCACAAGCCTGGTCTGGAGGAGCGGCTTGGAGGAAATTGGCTGAACAAGCTGGGCGTTGCGCTACTTGTGATTGGGCTGGCGTTTTTTCTGGCGCTTCGATTGAAGACGATGGGGCCGGGCGGGAAGGTGCTGACCGGATTTGCGATTGGATTTGCAATGCTGGCGGGTGGCGTATGGCTGGAGCGCAGCAAGCAGGCATATCGCATCTTTGCACGTGCGGGGATTGGTGGCGGGTGGGCGCTGGTCTTCTTTACGACGTATGCCATGCACCATCTTGCGGAGGCGCGGGTGATCGATTCAGTGGTGATCGACCTGATCCTGATGCTGGTGGTGGCGGCGGGGATGGTGGCGCATTCGCTGCTATATAAATCGCAAACGGTGACAGGGCTGGCGTTTGGGTTGGCGTTTGCGACGGTGGCGGCGAGCCATCTTGAATCCGCGAATGGCACTGTAGTTTTCAGCCTCTGGGCCAGTGCGTTGCTGGCGGTTGCGCTGGTGGTTGTGACGACGAAGCGGCACTGGGCATGGCTGGAACAGGCGGGGCTGGTGGCGGTGTATGCGAGCCATTTCTTGTGGCTTTCGCTGGTGCGGGCGCCGATGAGTGCCGGCGGGCAGTTTGCGCTGTTCTGGCCGTCGACCGCGCTGATCCTGTTTTATTGGGTGCTCTTTCGCGCGGCCTACCTGCTGCGCAAGCCGCTGGATGCGGCGGAGGATCGCATATCCAGCCTGTCGGCGGTGTTGAATGCGGCGGGCGTGCTGGGGTTATTGAAGTATCAATCGGTGCACCCGGAGTGGACGTTCCGGGCGCTGCTGGCGATGGGGCTTATTGAACTTGCGCTCGGTGTCTGGGCGCGGGGGAGACGGCGCTCGGCGTTTGTGGTGCTGACTACGGTCGCGACGGTGCTGCTGGTGGCAGCGGTTCCGTACAAGTTCCACGGGGTGAGCTGGCCGGTGCTGTGGCTGGTGGAGGCGCAGGTACTTGCGGTGTGCGGCTTGCGGTTGGGGGAGCCGGTGTTTCGGCGGCTTGGGCTGCTGGCGGGGTTTGCAGCGGGAGGCGTGCTGGCGGTGGAAGAAGTGTTTCCGCTGTTGGGCGCGAGTTCAGGGAATCATACTGCTGTTGCTGTAGGGTTGGCGCTGGCGGCGGTGTTGTATTGGGTGCATGGCGAGGTGTATCCGCGGCGCTGGCCGGATGCAATTGCGAATGAGATTGAGTTGCGGGCGTTATTGCTCACGAGCTGGCTTGGCCTGGCAGCAGCAGCGGCTGCGTTGTGGGTGATACTGCCTGCGAGCTGGGTTGCGATTGGCTGGCTTGGCCTGGTGGTGGCGCTAGGTGTTGCCGCGGATTGGAAACGCGTGGTCTCGCTTGCGTTGCAGGCGGATGTGCTGGCTTTGTTCGGAATTGGCGAGCTGGTTTTCCAGGATTTGATTGACGCTCCGCATGGGGTGATTCGAGTGCCGGCGGCGGTGGGAATTGTGCTGCTGTATGCAGGGATGCGGCGACGAGTTGTGCCTGGGGGGGTGCGGTCTTATGTTGCGGCTGGGTACTCGTGGGCGGCTTCACTGTTGCTGATTCTCTGGATTGGCCTGGTGGTGGATGAGGCTTGGCTGGCGTTGGCGTGGGTAGCACCGGCGATTGCGCTGTTCGAGATCGGGCGTTATTGCAGGAAAGTTTTTTTGCGTTGGCAGGGATTTGCGGCGATGGTGCCTGCGTGTGCGGTTTTGCTGGTGCACTGGACGGAGCACATCTTTAGTCTGACTGGTGCGCATGGCTGGTTTTCGGTGGGGTGGCGCGATGTGGTTTCGATGCTGTCTGTCACGGCGCTGGTGTATTGGCTGCAGGAGCGGACACGTGGGAACGTTGGACCGGGTGAGCGGCGCGTGGGGTTGGCCGCCGGGGTCATGGGAACGCTGATTGTTGCAGGATGGCTGCCGCTGCTGGTGCCTTCCTGGGGCATGTCTGAGTCGGCGGCGATTGTGGATGCGGCGTGGGCAGTTGGGTTGCTGGGGATTGCGCTGCTGGTGCGGCGTGAGGCTTTCCAGGTACATGGAATCCTGATTGCGCTGGGTGTGGGTCTGTATGGAATTTCGCTGGTGGCACTGACAGGTCAGGCGCAGGGCGGATTGCCGTGGTGGCAGGGAAATCTGTTTCGCATGGGGCTGGCTGCGGCGATTTTGCTGGGCGGGCTGGGGTTTGCTTTTCGACTCAGGAAGCTGGATGGCTGGAGTGTGTGGCCGGAGTTTGCCAGGTGGCCGGAGCAGTGGTTTTTCTTTGTGGCGTTTGGGCTGATGATTGTGACGCTGGCGGTTGAGCTGCGCATGGGAATGTGGACGCTGGGATGGAGTTTGCTGGGAGTCGGAGCGTTTGTGTTTGCGCTGCTGGTGGGGGAACGGAGTTTTCGGCTGGGCGGGTTGGCTCTGCTGCTGGTGAGCGTGGTGAAGGTGCTGCTGATAGATGTATGGGCGTTGAATCCTGCGGATCGATATACGACGTTGATCGGGATGGGCTGTGCGTTGCTGCTTGTTTCGTTTTTGTATACGCGGTTTCGCGAGGTTTTTCGCCGGTATTTATAG
- a CDS encoding efflux RND transporter periplasmic adaptor subunit, whose translation MTNEGKQNPDYVGPDHQLPAHTEPAPHSTAKRIWVWILVLAAFALVLFLVIRHQDEVKAPTGRRAGFGPVSVTPTTARTGDIGVYLKGLGTVTPVYTASIVSQVTGQVIAVHYREGQLVRKGDPLVDIDPRPFEAQLLQAQGTLQHDTNVLAQAKMDLDRYRSAWAMNAIPKQTLDDQEKLVLQDEGTVKTDEGVVQFDEVQVGFCHITSPIAGRVGLRLVDPGNVVQTAGSTALAVVTQVQPITVIFTIPEDSLAQVQEQVRKGARLQVDAYDRTEDTKLATGTLLTIDNQIDTTTGSVKLRAQFDNKAQELFPNEFVNARLLVTTLHGVTLIPTSAIQHNGDAAFVYVLKNNHAKLQPVKPGTTDSTTTEVQGINSGDVLANSSFDKLQDGSQVKLSKMQLPGDSVETSAP comes from the coding sequence GTGACAAATGAAGGAAAGCAGAACCCGGACTACGTAGGTCCCGACCATCAATTGCCTGCACATACAGAACCAGCGCCGCATTCGACAGCGAAGCGAATCTGGGTCTGGATACTGGTGCTGGCTGCATTCGCGCTGGTGTTGTTTCTCGTGATTCGCCACCAGGATGAGGTCAAGGCTCCAACTGGACGAAGAGCTGGATTCGGGCCTGTCTCGGTGACGCCTACGACGGCGAGAACCGGCGATATCGGAGTCTACCTGAAGGGTCTTGGCACGGTGACGCCGGTGTATACGGCATCCATCGTGAGCCAGGTTACCGGACAGGTGATCGCGGTGCATTACCGCGAAGGCCAGTTGGTTCGCAAGGGCGATCCGTTGGTGGACATCGATCCGCGGCCATTCGAGGCGCAGTTGCTACAGGCGCAGGGCACATTGCAGCACGATACGAATGTATTGGCGCAGGCAAAGATGGATCTGGATCGCTATCGCAGCGCGTGGGCGATGAATGCCATTCCAAAGCAGACGCTGGATGATCAGGAAAAGCTGGTTCTGCAGGATGAGGGCACGGTCAAGACGGACGAGGGCGTAGTTCAATTTGACGAGGTGCAGGTTGGCTTCTGCCATATCACTTCGCCAATTGCGGGGCGCGTGGGTCTGAGACTTGTCGATCCGGGCAATGTGGTGCAGACGGCCGGAAGTACAGCCCTGGCTGTTGTGACGCAGGTACAGCCGATCACCGTGATCTTTACGATTCCGGAAGACAGCCTTGCGCAGGTGCAGGAGCAGGTGCGCAAGGGCGCCAGGCTACAGGTGGATGCTTACGATCGCACTGAAGATACAAAGCTGGCGACGGGCACTCTCCTGACCATCGATAACCAGATCGATACGACGACAGGTTCTGTGAAGCTGCGTGCCCAGTTTGATAACAAGGCGCAGGAGCTTTTTCCGAATGAGTTTGTCAATGCCAGGCTGCTTGTCACGACATTGCATGGAGTGACGCTGATTCCGACATCTGCGATTCAGCACAATGGCGATGCGGCGTTTGTATATGTGCTTAAGAACAACCATGCAAAATTGCAGCCGGTGAAGCCGGGAACGACGGACAGCACGACGACCGAAGTTCAAGGCATCAACAGTGGAGACGTGTTGGCGAACAGCAGCTTTGACAAGCTGCAGGACGGCTCTCAGGTGAAGCTGTCGAAGATGCAGCTTCCAGGCGACTCCGTGGAGACGAGCGCTCCGTGA
- a CDS encoding glycoside hydrolase family 95 protein gives MPLTPKLILIAIFSTAALAQSQTTAWRDSSLHVDYPGIIGRSDIVLAQPNRLANQAIPLGNGRLGVAIWSPGGLTNGPTDALTIQLNRVDTLPNRLALAQLTLPGLAALANAPDYSGRLDLYNAEFHEQGAGMKATTYVEPGSDNLIIDVTGADPAKLQTATLHLPSERTPKAEIAGSIAILSDSWLDNKQPGHSDRSFGTLAAVTADARSVTAKVSAANTVAITFQPYPDGHFRILVAGPHFDGNSGPAAKVAAKSLSQVPKNEQAVTQNREWWHTYWHHADFMKITSSDGVGEYMENLRTLYLFASAAQSRSEYPGTQAGIADLFSSVSTHHWDPAAFWHWNLRMMVAANISAGVPEQNLPYFNLYRSNLESIEAWTKLHMNGKPGICIPETMRFNGPGYEYEEWDDPTPIVALNCAADSKPYYNARTISTGAEVSLWIWQQYLATNDLEFLKHNYPVMREATRFLLSYATPGQDGLTHTTPSNAHETMWDQTDPTTDVSARKALFAANIAAAKKLGIDADLVTQLQSELPKVPELPRTEAITPKTLLISSADNSDDVIAVSYQPASENHNVENIGLEPVWPYDLISDNSPLFAVARRTYEHRPYPVNQDWSYDPIQAARLQLPDEVESTLVKLTEQYQQFINGFANWGGTNGEFYIEQEGVTAAALQEALVQDYDGLIRVNPSFPHNWDVDGQVSVRGDTKVGVQIHSGKTETVVIESGENGKIQIRNPWPDSAVTILSGKQPVLTLKAASVLSFPVTKGKQYLLQPTTHTTVDLPYAEISGTPATTAKRLGQVQIGLSAR, from the coding sequence GTGCCACTCACACCCAAGCTCATCCTAATCGCCATTTTTTCCACCGCCGCACTCGCACAATCCCAAACCACCGCCTGGCGCGACAGTTCCCTTCACGTTGACTACCCCGGCATCATCGGCCGCTCCGACATCGTCCTCGCGCAGCCCAATCGCCTCGCGAATCAGGCCATTCCCCTCGGCAACGGACGCCTCGGCGTAGCCATCTGGTCCCCCGGTGGGCTTACTAATGGCCCTACTGATGCTCTTACGATCCAGCTCAATCGCGTCGATACACTTCCGAACCGGCTCGCACTCGCCCAGCTCACCCTCCCCGGCCTTGCCGCACTCGCCAACGCACCCGATTACTCCGGGCGTCTCGACCTCTATAACGCGGAGTTTCACGAGCAGGGCGCAGGCATGAAGGCAACGACATACGTTGAGCCAGGCAGCGATAACCTTATCATCGACGTTACCGGCGCCGACCCCGCAAAACTCCAGACCGCAACACTTCACCTGCCGTCGGAGCGCACCCCTAAAGCAGAGATTGCTGGCTCAATCGCGATCCTTTCCGATTCCTGGCTGGACAATAAACAGCCCGGCCATTCCGATCGCAGCTTCGGCACTCTTGCCGCCGTCACTGCCGACGCACGTAGCGTAACCGCCAAAGTCTCTGCGGCAAATACCGTCGCCATAACCTTCCAGCCCTATCCCGACGGACACTTCCGCATTCTCGTTGCAGGTCCTCACTTCGACGGCAACTCAGGCCCGGCAGCCAAAGTTGCAGCAAAGAGCCTCAGCCAGGTTCCCAAAAACGAGCAAGCCGTAACCCAGAACCGCGAATGGTGGCACACCTACTGGCACCACGCTGATTTCATGAAAATAACCTCCTCCGACGGCGTCGGCGAATACATGGAAAACCTGCGGACCTTGTATCTGTTTGCCTCCGCAGCCCAGAGCCGCAGCGAATATCCCGGTACCCAGGCAGGCATCGCCGACCTCTTCTCCTCCGTCTCAACCCATCACTGGGACCCAGCCGCCTTTTGGCACTGGAACCTGCGCATGATGGTCGCAGCCAATATCTCCGCCGGTGTGCCGGAACAGAATCTGCCCTACTTCAATCTGTATCGCTCAAACCTCGAAAGCATCGAAGCCTGGACAAAGCTGCACATGAACGGCAAGCCAGGAATCTGCATTCCAGAAACCATGCGCTTCAATGGTCCCGGCTACGAATACGAAGAGTGGGACGACCCAACCCCGATCGTCGCCCTGAATTGTGCCGCCGATTCCAAGCCCTATTACAACGCGCGCACCATCTCAACCGGCGCGGAAGTATCTCTCTGGATATGGCAGCAATATCTCGCAACCAACGACCTGGAGTTCCTCAAACATAACTATCCAGTGATGCGCGAAGCTACCCGCTTCTTACTCTCCTATGCGACTCCAGGGCAGGACGGACTTACGCATACAACCCCATCCAACGCTCACGAAACTATGTGGGACCAGACCGATCCAACCACCGATGTATCTGCTAGAAAGGCGCTCTTCGCAGCCAACATAGCCGCCGCTAAAAAGCTGGGCATCGACGCTGACTTAGTCACACAACTGCAATCGGAACTCCCCAAAGTCCCCGAACTGCCGCGCACCGAAGCCATAACTCCCAAAACACTTCTGATTTCATCCGCGGATAACAGCGACGATGTTATCGCTGTTTCCTATCAACCCGCGTCCGAAAACCACAACGTAGAAAACATCGGACTGGAACCCGTCTGGCCCTATGATTTAATCAGCGATAACTCGCCACTCTTCGCGGTTGCCAGGCGCACTTACGAACACCGCCCTTACCCGGTTAATCAGGATTGGAGTTATGATCCCATCCAGGCTGCCCGTCTCCAGTTACCGGACGAAGTTGAATCTACGCTGGTCAAATTAACCGAACAATATCAGCAGTTCATCAATGGATTCGCCAACTGGGGTGGCACCAACGGCGAATTCTACATAGAGCAGGAAGGCGTAACCGCCGCCGCGCTCCAGGAAGCATTGGTGCAGGATTATGACGGTTTAATCCGCGTCAATCCATCCTTTCCGCATAACTGGGATGTGGACGGGCAAGTCTCCGTTCGCGGGGACACCAAAGTCGGCGTCCAGATTCACAGCGGCAAAACGGAAACTGTAGTTATCGAGTCCGGCGAAAATGGCAAGATACAGATTCGCAATCCGTGGCCCGATTCCGCTGTAACGATCCTGTCCGGGAAGCAGCCCGTACTTACATTGAAAGCTGCCTCAGTATTGAGCTTTCCAGTAACTAAAGGTAAGCAGTACTTACTCCAGCCAACCACACATACGACAGTAGATTTGCCTTATGCCGAGATCAGTGGCACCCCGGCTACAACCGCAAAACGGCTCGGGCAAGTGCAGATTGGATTGTCCGCCCGGTAG
- a CDS encoding glycoside hydrolase family 5 protein: MRIRFGLRMAIVTGAVLLAGSGLGAQSSGSSAGRWSAERANAWYAKQPWLVGANYVPSDAINQLEMFQAATWNPKLNDKELGLAESIGMNTVRVFLQDQLWEQDPDGFKKRLDEFLSIAARHHIRPMLVLFDSCWESDPKLGPQHPPIPGVHNSGWVQSPGAKGLTDPSYEPKLAAYVRGVVGAFAKDDRILAWDIWNEPDNGNGSAKEPKNKAELVDALLPKAFAWAREENPVQPLTSGVWNGDWSNVEKETATTKIQLAESDVISFHSYAWPEGFEARIKELLPLGRPILCSEYMARGAGSTFDTSLPIAKKYHVGAINWGLVNGKTQTNLPWDSWTRPYTLAQPTIWFHDVFYTDGRPYRQYEVDLIRELTGRGTAAR; the protein is encoded by the coding sequence ATGAGGATCAGATTTGGGTTGCGGATGGCTATTGTTACCGGGGCGGTGTTGCTGGCGGGATCGGGGCTTGGGGCACAATCGTCTGGTTCTTCTGCAGGCAGGTGGAGTGCGGAGAGGGCAAATGCCTGGTATGCGAAGCAGCCGTGGCTGGTGGGTGCCAACTATGTGCCTTCCGATGCGATCAACCAGTTGGAGATGTTTCAGGCGGCTACCTGGAATCCGAAACTGAATGATAAGGAGCTGGGGTTGGCGGAGAGCATCGGGATGAATACGGTCCGGGTGTTTTTACAGGACCAGTTGTGGGAACAGGATCCGGATGGATTCAAGAAGCGGTTAGATGAATTTTTGAGTATCGCAGCGCGGCATCATATACGTCCGATGCTGGTGTTGTTCGATTCATGCTGGGAGAGCGATCCGAAGCTGGGGCCGCAGCATCCTCCGATACCGGGAGTGCATAACTCGGGATGGGTGCAGAGTCCGGGAGCAAAGGGGCTGACGGATCCGTCGTACGAGCCGAAGCTGGCGGCGTATGTGCGTGGAGTAGTGGGCGCGTTTGCGAAGGACGATCGCATCCTGGCCTGGGATATCTGGAATGAGCCGGACAATGGCAATGGTTCTGCAAAAGAGCCGAAGAACAAGGCGGAGTTAGTGGATGCCTTGCTGCCGAAGGCCTTTGCATGGGCTCGCGAGGAGAATCCGGTGCAGCCGCTGACGAGTGGAGTGTGGAATGGGGACTGGAGCAATGTGGAGAAGGAGACCGCGACGACGAAGATACAGTTGGCGGAGTCGGACGTGATCAGCTTCCACAGTTATGCGTGGCCGGAGGGGTTTGAGGCGCGAATCAAGGAGCTGCTGCCGCTGGGCAGGCCGATTCTATGCTCGGAATACATGGCGCGTGGTGCGGGAAGCACGTTCGACACGAGCCTGCCGATTGCGAAGAAATATCATGTGGGCGCTATCAACTGGGGGCTGGTGAATGGGAAGACGCAGACGAATCTGCCGTGGGATTCGTGGACACGGCCCTATACGCTGGCGCAGCCGACGATCTGGTTTCACGATGTGTTCTATACGGATGGGCGGCCTTACCGGCAATATGAGGTGGACTTGATTCGTGAGCTTACGGGGCGGGGTACGGCCGCGAGATGA
- a CDS encoding FAD-dependent monooxygenase, producing the protein MPDVLVVGAGPVGLTMAAELARHGVPCRIIDRLANPLPYCRAIGVTPRTLEVWDDMGIVQPLIDAGLWLRSTRSIVNQSPARDIKIDYSDLPYGPLGIPQPETERVLTEHLSRFNIPVERPVTLVSLEQDSEGITAQLTHSDGSTESAAFQYIVGCDGAHSAVRRLLAITFEGDHFPIDFMLGDVLLDCDLPRGMMLRSINTNENGPPDFFIAIPLPERNRFRVSMLAPSNTFGNSESAHGLQAERETPSLEQLQTVADRLLPTKTSLSDLRWSSLFRISMRLASRYRTGRGFIAGDAAHIHPPTGGQGMNTGIQDAYNLAWKMALVLKGNTSPELLDTYEAERRPVGADVVSRTRTQSEQFGRKEASQQERLADTQILLNYRGSTLSKNDVSEALENLPIQAGDRAPDCYGLHRENIRAPFRLFDITRGIDHVLLLYVGQFSAPGQAELVESLAQKLKMTPGPKCRLVAICSPGTERFDAIGATILIDRNNEFASAYAPGINTGYIVRPDGYIGYHARPITESAVLNYLETVALSSKAHNPPL; encoded by the coding sequence ATGCCGGATGTTCTTGTCGTCGGCGCAGGTCCTGTCGGTCTAACCATGGCCGCCGAACTTGCTCGTCATGGCGTCCCCTGCCGCATTATCGATCGCCTGGCAAACCCGCTTCCCTACTGCCGCGCGATCGGCGTCACTCCCCGCACGCTTGAGGTGTGGGACGACATGGGCATCGTCCAGCCACTGATCGACGCAGGCCTGTGGCTCCGCAGTACCCGCTCGATCGTCAATCAATCTCCCGCCCGCGACATAAAGATCGACTATTCCGACCTTCCCTACGGACCACTCGGCATTCCCCAACCCGAGACAGAGCGCGTTCTAACCGAACACTTGTCTCGCTTCAATATTCCCGTAGAACGGCCAGTCACTCTCGTATCTCTTGAGCAAGACAGCGAGGGAATCACAGCCCAGCTAACGCATTCCGATGGCTCCACTGAGAGCGCGGCCTTTCAATATATCGTTGGCTGCGACGGCGCTCACAGCGCAGTACGTCGTCTGCTCGCGATCACTTTTGAAGGAGATCATTTCCCCATCGACTTCATGCTGGGTGATGTTCTACTCGACTGCGACCTGCCCAGGGGCATGATGCTGCGATCGATCAACACCAATGAAAATGGGCCTCCGGATTTCTTCATCGCAATTCCACTCCCCGAGCGCAATCGCTTCCGGGTTTCCATGCTTGCCCCGTCCAATACATTCGGCAACTCAGAATCCGCGCACGGCTTGCAGGCCGAACGGGAAACCCCATCCCTTGAGCAGCTGCAAACCGTAGCGGATCGCCTCCTGCCCACAAAAACCTCCTTGTCCGATCTGCGATGGTCTTCCCTCTTTCGCATCAGCATGAGGCTGGCATCGCGCTATCGAACAGGGCGCGGCTTCATCGCCGGCGATGCTGCCCATATCCATCCGCCAACCGGTGGCCAGGGCATGAACACCGGCATACAGGACGCATACAATCTCGCCTGGAAGATGGCTCTCGTCCTCAAGGGAAACACCTCGCCGGAATTACTCGATACCTATGAAGCCGAGCGCCGCCCCGTTGGAGCCGACGTAGTCTCCAGAACACGAACGCAATCGGAACAGTTCGGACGCAAAGAAGCTTCACAGCAAGAGCGCCTCGCCGATACTCAAATCCTCTTGAACTATCGCGGCAGCACTCTGTCAAAAAACGATGTCAGCGAAGCATTGGAGAACCTGCCGATTCAAGCCGGCGATCGAGCACCCGACTGTTATGGACTGCATCGCGAAAACATTCGCGCCCCATTCCGGCTGTTCGATATAACGCGCGGCATCGATCACGTGTTGCTCTTATACGTAGGCCAATTCTCAGCACCGGGACAGGCTGAATTGGTTGAGAGCCTGGCGCAAAAACTGAAAATGACCCCAGGCCCAAAATGCCGCCTCGTAGCGATCTGCTCCCCCGGCACCGAGAGATTTGATGCAATCGGAGCGACAATTTTGATAGACAGGAACAATGAATTCGCCTCTGCCTACGCGCCCGGCATCAATACCGGCTACATAGTTCGCCCCGACGGATACATCGGCTATCACGCGCGGCCAATCACCGAAAGCGCCGTTCTGAATTATCTGGAGACAGTGGCACTATCTTCAAAAGCGCATAATCCGCCGCTATAA